The DNA sequence GCTAGCGCCAACAAAAACAACAATGATCAATGGTAAGGATGAACAATGACAGTTTTTTCGACTACGCGCCCACTACTTAGCTGTGCCATCATCGGCACCGCACTAATGCTAAACAGTACCAGCTTTTCCGCGAACGCGGCCCTAAGTAAGCAGAACTTACAAAGCTCTGGATATTGGGGGGGCATTTTACTCCCCGACAACGCCGCTATCAGCGCATCAGAACTCAATACCATTTACAATCGCTTCGTCAATAACTACATCGTAAATGTTGGCAGTGACAAAGCGAGAGTGAAATGGGGTTCTGGCGGTGCACTGCGTGATGGCAGTGGAAATGTCAGTAAAGATGCCTACGCTACCGCATCAGAAGGCATGGGCTACGGTATGTTAATTACCGCCTATGGTAATGACAAAACCCGCTTTGATAAGCTTTACCGTTTTTACAAAAAGACCTTAGACGATAACAATGCCGACTTAATGCCTTGGTTGGTGTGGGATAACGCATCGCCAGTAACTAATCAAATATGTTATGGCATCGTTGGCCAAAACCAAACTTGCTTTGGCGCCGGTGGTGGTGGCCCTGCTACAGACGGCGACATTGATATCGCCATGGCGCTCTTTGTGGCCGCAGATAAATGGAGCGGAACCGGCATTGATTACCGCGCTGAAGCCATTCACATCGTTAATGAACTTCACGACAACTGGTTACATTGGTGCGCTGATGATGGCGGTACCTGGGTGGTGAAGCCTTATCAAAAATCTAACTTCAACCCCTGTACTGATGAAATAGATGCTTCGTACTCTATCCCTGCCTTTTTCCGTTTCTTTGCTGAAGTCGCAGCATTAGATAGCAGTGTTAAAAATACCAATGACCGCTGGAATTCGGCCGCACGGGATTTATATAGCAGGTTATTAGACAAACAAAAAGCCGGTCCCAATGGCGATAAAACCTTTGTGCCCGACTGGATGAAATTAAATGGCAGCGCCGTTACCGGCAGAAGTACCAATTATGGTTCAGACGCCTCGAGGATCCCTTGGCGCGTAACCATGGATTACGCTTGGTATGGCACCGACGCATCGCGAAACTGGACTCGCCGTTTAATTAACGATTTGGTTAACAATGCCAATAACGGAGACATTAGTGGCATAGAAGCCGATATCAGCCAATCCAGTGGCAATAGCGCTGGCTATAACGGTCGCTCGTTTTCAGGTGGTTTTGCGGTGGCGGCTATGCTCTACGACTGGTACCCAGCGAATGCCAATAACTACACCAACCACTGGGTAAACGAAACCCTTAACGGCAGTTTACCGTGGAATATTGGTGCAAACGGCTACGAAAATGCGAACAACGATTACTACGGTATGGCTTTGTCAGCACTATATGCCCTTACATTAACAGGCAATACCTACAAACCAGCGGCCAATTAAAGCAACCAACACGACGCTATACGCCATAAAATACTAGCGAGAAAACTTAAGCTGTAAGCCAAAAGTTAAGAGCTAGAAGTTAAGTGCTAAGTGCTAACAGCAAAAG is a window from the Agarivorans sp. TSD2052 genome containing:
- a CDS encoding glycosyl hydrolase family 8, whose product is MTVFSTTRPLLSCAIIGTALMLNSTSFSANAALSKQNLQSSGYWGGILLPDNAAISASELNTIYNRFVNNYIVNVGSDKARVKWGSGGALRDGSGNVSKDAYATASEGMGYGMLITAYGNDKTRFDKLYRFYKKTLDDNNADLMPWLVWDNASPVTNQICYGIVGQNQTCFGAGGGGPATDGDIDIAMALFVAADKWSGTGIDYRAEAIHIVNELHDNWLHWCADDGGTWVVKPYQKSNFNPCTDEIDASYSIPAFFRFFAEVAALDSSVKNTNDRWNSAARDLYSRLLDKQKAGPNGDKTFVPDWMKLNGSAVTGRSTNYGSDASRIPWRVTMDYAWYGTDASRNWTRRLINDLVNNANNGDISGIEADISQSSGNSAGYNGRSFSGGFAVAAMLYDWYPANANNYTNHWVNETLNGSLPWNIGANGYENANNDYYGMALSALYALTLTGNTYKPAAN